The genomic window AGTACGCTATGTGGGTGTAAAGACTCACTCCCCTCATTCTTTCCCCTGGTCTGTGACTGTGTCGGGGTCAGAGGTTAGAGCCAGGTCAGCGTGGGAGGATGATGTAAGACGGGGGTTAGTTGCACACTGCAGCTCTCTCAGCCCGGCGTGGCCACATCCTCTACGGGCTGGGAGATCAGTTCCACATTACAACGTTAGAAACAAGGGGAAAGGACAAACTAATTCAGTTTAAGTGTCTAACGCAATAACGGAAAATAACTGAAATGCTGTGCTGCAAATGTTCTTTGTAAACCCACAAAACCCACTAGCTACCGACCAGTTAAGCTTTGTTAACACCACATGGAGGCTTTTCGAATAAACATATTTACCTGTAATTCACTTTACATCAAACTTAGTAAATTGGTTACCAACGTAATCCCAAACAACAGCCGACGGTTCGCAAAGGAATCCAACATCTGCTGTTGTTTCCAGACTTCACCATCCAGGTTAAAATTCCTCTGCCTCATCTGAggagagtggtgtgtgtgtgtgtgtgtgtgtgtgtgtgtgtgggggggtgtgggggtgtagGGTGTATACATAACGCTATCTAACCAGAACAGGTCCATCTCCCCCAGTCCAAACTATGGCCGCGTCTGGCCATCAACACACAACCGTCCACCATTCCTGGCCGTTCCATCCGGTATGTTTAAATATCAGCCATGTTTGACAACTGTTATTAATTTGTGTTtaggtttacacacacacacacacacacacacacacacacacacacacacacacatacatacatacatacatgcagaaacacgcacacatacacatacatacacacacacgcatgcacacgcacacaaatacacacacgtgtacgcacacacaggacATTGACAtggtaaaatgtaaatgtttgttttaatgAATGGGATATGAATGAATGGAGTTATCTCCTTGAAGGGAAAAACAGCCTATCATCAACATTTAGGACCTTTGAGTGCGtatgaaacattcaccttctcagacagcgatatattgttgtttctcattcttctgacaaatgtacttattgttagtcgctctggataaaagcgtctgcgcCTGAGTACAAGATACGTTGCCCGATTCGTCTTCGTCTTCGGCTTCAAGAACAAGCAGGGAAACCTTTTGTTTGGTCAAATTTAGAAATGGTGTGCGTTATATGAACAAAGATATTATGGCTACATATTGTAATCATAATACCAAATTGACATACATTTAGTGCATTTGgcagactcttttatccaaagcgacttacaataagtacatttgtcagaagaaagaaatacaacaatatatcgctgtcggaacagcaaggatgttcatagaacaactGTCGAGGACAAACAATTGCTAGgccaaattattattatcaacatTCTGGATTCTGAACCAAAATGTCTACCATCTACTGTGTAGCCAGATTCAGTAACCAGAGGGTCTGGAGATAAGGCTGGGATCTAACCCCCTCTCCCTTACACCCACACATTCTACAACCcccaaaggcacacacacacttacactcacaCGAACtcacgcgcgtgcacacacacaaacgcatgcacacgcacaggcacaaacCCGCGCAaccgtgtgcacacacacacgcacacaaacacacgcgcgcacacaaacagaaccaCCGACCTTCAGTTCCTATTTACTTTGAACTAtttggtcatttagcagacgctgctATTGAAACCCCTTTGTTGATACAGGCCAGGTCATTAGTAGACACGGCCATGTTAACCGTTAAGGACCACTATTGGTACCGTCTTACAAGATGGCCCCCGGCAGGGGGCAACTACATTCCCTCTACATAATGCCGAAAAGATAATCGTCAAGCGTTGCAGAGACGGTCAACAATTAGGGAACACATAAAGCAACAGGGTATGCAAGGAAAAATAACTTGGCTAGCCAATGCGGACAGGGGTCCATAGTACTGCATTACGAGCTAAGGCTAAAGGCTGTTCCACCAATGCGATTCCAGTGCTGGTTCGGAGCCAGTGCTAATCTCAAACCGTTTCTTGGCTTTTCCACATAAATAATCCTGGCTCCGGGCCAGACAAACAGGTTCCAACTCAGCACCAACTCCACACCGGTCCAGAAACAAGAACCAGTGACGTCTAGTACTGGGTTAGCGTAATTTTACACGTTAATTTAACGTGAATTTTAACGGGTCGTATGCTCTGACGCTTTGACGTGACTCTACTCTAGCCCTAAAGTCTGTGGAAAATCAAGCTGGTTCTTGGGGAGTCGGCGTGTAGAACCAACCCTAAACCAGCACCAGGTTTGCGTTGGTGGTAAGGGGGTAAGATACAGTAGACCATGACAGACAAAGACAGTGAATAAGATATGAAGTCCTCTGATAGGACTACCATATGACTATCAATGACTGTATCAAGCAGCCGGTAGGGGATTGGGCCATCCTTAACAAGCCTCCTGCTCGTTAAGGATGTCTACATGGAGACCTGTGAACGCTTGGGGCTTCAACCCACAACCTGTCAGCTCATGGAGTCGAAGTCATCCCGAGCACTAGACAGTAGCACAGatgtgacacacaaacataagctttcacccatgcacgcacaggcacacacaggcacgcaaaagcacacacgcacgcaggcacaagcacgcacacacacacacacacacacacacacacacacacacacacacacacacacacacacacacacacacacacacacacacacacacacacacatatccagaTCTGATAGAGGTGCAGCCTGCGTCACACAGGGATGCTGCCTTGTGTCTCCCGACCAGGCCTGCTCCCCCCCAACCCAGCGGGACATGTCTTCTGCCCCGGTcagacccaaaacaacattgtttagGTGCTCTTCCAGAGGGGGATGAGGATGCATGAGGGGGAAGTGCCCCTCGTGCTCTAGTGGGCACTTCCTCTTTCAGACAGTCTCTCCACATGGAactaccctccctctcccatacctctgtctctatctccatctccatatctatatatatatatatatatatatatataaatctcacacacacactcgcaagcacaaacacacacgcacaaaaacacactaacacacacacataaacacgcacacaaatacacacagacacacacccacacaaacacacacctctatcatagctccatccccccctctctctctctctctctctctctctctctctctctctctctctctctctctctctctctctctctctctctctctctctctgttccgcTCTCTCTCAGGATCTTGATAGATCCGTTTGGCAGAGAGACCGGGTTGCGGGGGTTAACTCCGTTGGATAGTTTGACCGGCTCTTGAGCCAAACCCTTTCAGTTTAGTGCTGCAGCAGACAGAAGTGTCTGGATGGGGACAGAGGGAGTCTTTGATACTTTGCCCTGAATTCTGGATGTTATATACTTCTTAAAATGTATATGCAGGCGGAATCTACCCCTTTGAAGGTAAGGGTGTACTAGTTTGTTGAATATAATAACTACGCTGAACAGTACTGAAGACAGTAACTGTGTTTTCTTAAGCCTATATTGTGCTTTTGTATAGTAGGCTTTGTAGCTGGTTTAAAAAAGAGACAGCAGACGAGTATTGAAATTATAAAACGGTGATCAAATGAAACAGGCAAGCATACAGAAAGATAAACAGTTTATCAACATACAATAAGAGCAACAGCAAacttttgtttctctttctagAAATGAGTCTTAACAATAATATTTTTAAGATTACTATTTATTATTTCTCATTCCAATATCCAGTCTTGACTCCAGGGGTTTAAACAAATAAAGACAAATAAacctttatatactgtatatcaatTACATGGATCCaaaatacattatataaaatataatgtagaccatttattttctttacagAATGTTGATTCAGACCTCAACTCTGTAATAATGTGTTTATTCTCAAAGCTTTACCCATATTTATTCTTGTTAAAACACTGTTGCTCTGGTAACACACTTTACACAGACGCGTTTGTGTTCCTATCACAGGTACTGGATGGTCAGAGATCTGgccacccgtgtgtgtgtgtgtgttgtgtgatatCAAAGTGCTTGATGCAGTAGCCTCCTCCTGACAACATACACAAAGCTCAATGTAACTCCAGAGTACAGATTCATCTTTAATTAATGGTCCATAGTTTCCTGTCCCAAGTTTTTGTAGAGATTCCGCATGTTACTCTGGTTGACTTAATGTACTCACttgtgcacacacaaccacacacacacgcacaaaaacacccacagaaacacccacacagaaacatacacgcacacacacagacacacacacaaacaaaaacgttccccctcacacaaacatacgcacacacattgccctcctcacctcctctcctccccctccagcagCTGCCTGTAGGTGGCGATCTCGATgtccagcgcacacacacaattatttttgcacacacacacacatgtcagcCATGATTAAGTAGGCCGAGGGAATGGTAGAGAAATAGAGGGAGCgagtaatgagagagagagagagagagagagagagagagagagagagagagagagagagagagagagagagagagagagagagagagagagagagagagagagagagagagatttacgaCAGAacaatgtgtgtggtgtgactgGTGGCAGAGGGTCTTGTAACAGAATGGTATCATGTGATTAACGGTGGAACGGTCCGGCTATGTTGCTGCGTGGAGCATAAACACTGCTGCTATACTTAATACTGTTATGAATAATGACCTTGCTGTGTTTGTATCACATGGATGTCTGGCATCACTGGTATTCATATATTAATGTCATTCTGGGTTTATGTGTTAACAACATTCTTTTCTACGTTAACACATCAATTATCGCTTCATCTTAATGTGTAATCTATCGTTAGCTTGTCCGATATCTGACTTCCTTCAaccacatcctcctcccccGGAAAAATGTGACGTGTGTGACCATTTCATAATTTTGTTTTCCGTAATCTATCGTTTGCACGCCAATCCACTTTTTTTATTCTACCTGCCAAATGACACAACCTCTGGTTAATTCACGATTGTTTCATCATTGCGAAACAACCCGTGTGTAACGTGTTCAGCAGCCAAAAGGAAAGGCAGTGGTGTACGAGGGTGGGTGGTGGTCAGATACGTGAGTGTTTCAGAGGTCAGGGGAGAATTCACATGCAATAGATAAAAATCTATTGGCTGGAAAATGTTGCCGTTTTGCTATTGGCCTGATTGTTGTTTTACCTTaatattgtttatttaaaaatataaacaaaaatctCTGTGCTTCCCTCCAGGTGTCCAACACCTCGACggccagacagacggacgcCCTCTGAATGGGTCAACCTTTCCCATTCCCCAACCCCCCCGTCGGGGAACAACCCCCTACCGTCCTTCCCCGTCCGTCCCGTGGCGAGGTCTCCGCCATGGGCATGGAGCCCAAccgctccgccccctcctcccgctACCCCCTGCTGTCGGCCGAGCAGCTGATCTATGCCATCACCGTGCCGCTGTCCACCTCCATCATCCTGGCCAACCTGCTCATCATCCTGGGCATCGCACTGAACCGCAAGCTGCACAACACGCCCAACTACTTCTTCCTCAGCCTGCTCGTGGCCGACCTGTGCACGGGCGTGGCCCTGCCCTTCATCCCCTGGATGGGCCTCAACCGCCAGCTCAGCTTCAGCTCCTGCCTGGTGGCACACGTCTTTCCCAACTTCCTGTTCCTGGCCTTCCTGCTCAACCTGGTGATGGTGCACTACGAGCGCTACACCTGCATCGCCAGCCCGCTGCACTACAGCCGGCTGTGGGTGCACCGCCGCTTCCCGCTGGCGCTACTGGTGGTGTGGGCACCGCCACTGCTGTACGCCGCCCTGCCCGCCTTCGGCTGGAACAACTGGTCCGCCCCGGACTGGGACTACTGCTGCCCCACAGGCGTCGGGGGGCGGATGGAGGAGAGGCGGGCGGAGGCGCCGTGCGCGGCCAATGCCACCTCGTCCTTCTGCTGCTCGTACCGCCGCGTGTTCCCCAACGCCTTCATCTACCTGGAGGTGTACGGCCTGGTGCTGCCCGCCATCCTGGCAATCGCCGGCATGACGGGCCGCGTGCTGTGGATCACGCGCGGCCAGCTGCGCGACATCTGCCGGCTGCACCGCTCGCTGGAGCGCGGCGCCGCGGCGTCAGACCGGGAGCAGCGGCTCCAGCTGCGGTACGCTCGCTGCGTGGCGGCCGTGTCGCTGACCTTCCTGGCGTGCTGGCTGCCCTACGTCATCTACATGCACGTGTGCGTGGCGTTCCTGCTGAGTGAGACGCGCTGGAGCTCCACTGTGCACATCGTGCTGTCGTGCACGGGTGTGGCCAGCATGGCGGTGGTGCCGCTGGTGCTGGGCATGGCCAACCGGCAGTACACCGACCCAGCCAGCCGCATCCTGCTCAAGCTGCGGGCACGCTGGAGGACCAGGCGGCCACAGCACAGCGAGGAGATCGCCCTCTAGGGGCCGCGGTGACATTAGCGGCCGTCCTGGGGTTACGTACAAACTTGCGTCTTGGGGGTAGCCTCGACGCACAACAGATTCTCAGGTCATGCTCGCTAGAGGGGCCAGAAGACGAACTCCCCCGCTTCGTCTGAGCGCAGGGGGGGACTGTTCGCTGCCTGGTTAGCTTTAAGTTTAAGGTAGCTTTGGTTTAAGCCTTAAACTTATGTTTAAGGCGTTATGGAAATGCAGATCAGGGGGGAACAGACGTGTGGCGTCTTTGACCTGCGTGTTCTTCGTTCCGACAGGGAGTAACGTTGCATTGGTGTTGACACTGCATTTGAACGCAATTAAGGACAAAACTGTGGTTGGTGCAAGATATGTTTCCGTGGTTAGTGCACTCGTTTTTTAAACAAATAATTTTTGTGGACGATTTGACACAAATGAGCAGTCCAGAAAAGGCCCTAGTTGAAGACACCAGTGTTATGTTGGTGAGCATTGAGAGATACACATGAACGTGTATGAACAATTATTGACACAGATATTGTTCTTTTTTCATCCACAGGACTATTCCTTTGCATGCATTTTAGCCAGCTGAAATTATTAGAATTAAAAGTGACTGAACAAGAACCATAATGTTTTCCACTAATGTAAAGTCACAAAATGGGGTTGAATATAATTGTGTCAAACTTTGGCCAAACGGGCTAAAACCTCTCATATAACACCAAAGTGAATTGGAAGGggaatgtgattggaatgtcaATGTGAACAGGGTTTGGGAATCTGATTCTGAATCTGATGTGGCTTTCATGAGCATCaacaatgaaaatgaaaaataaaacaaactctcAATTTTGCAATTCAcccaaaaaaaaattcaaaacagGTGTTCGTGGTTTCATGTCCTAAATGCCAGGTTGAGCCATGGGCAGAACCCTCTAAATTAATAGATGATATTGATTCTGATCAATGGGGAATGGGCAGCCTGGTAGAACGAAAGGTGATTCAAAGGCTGAACCGTTTCTCTAAAGCACTGTTTATGTTTAAGGTTCTGGCTCGTTGCCTGGCTACTCTGCTGCAGACTCCTATCAAGACCAGAGGGTGCCGGGTTTAAATCCTGCTCCCTCCAGCCTGCATAGagaacacacaaaacagacacaaCCTGATATCTCCCTAATGTGTTTTTAACGATAAGTGTTGGCATTAACTTTAAGGGGGAAATGTTATTTATCTCCATGCTTGGGATTCATGAGGTACCCTACCCTCATCTTATCTTAACAAACACAAAGGAACTAGTACAACCTTTAAAACAGGATTTTACATGGTTTATATTGTCTATACATCAGAAAAATATGTTGTTCAAATACACATTAAGACAGTTGAAACTGGAATCAACCAGTTCCATCAGACTTTAACTGAAGTTTTGGGAAGGTTTGTAGAAAACATGTAACTGTCCCTTCGATACGTAATGTTCATTTGTACACGAGATACTATCTGAGTGAACAAAATGACGCAGCTTTTCAACCACAACGTTCAATACCAAATGTTTCCCTTTTTATTCATCCCAAATTCATTCCAAACATTGTTAAACACCCGTgacataccacacacactaaaataagCAACCTTAACCAGGGGTGCCCACACCTTTTAGGCTTGTGAGCTACTTTCAAAATGATCTACCTACATAAAAAAAGACctatcatatttatttatatatacagaGTACAAACTCTGATGTCTTGCACTGAATGGAGTCAGCCAGGTTTGCATAGACAGTAGCTGCTGGTAGCTAGTCTCAAGCAGGCTCCCAAATTAGCATCAGTCATGATGGAATGGTGTTTCGACTTAATATTATTCATGTGGGAGAAGGCTGACTGGCATACATAAGTAGAGCCAAATAATGCAGTCAAGGAAATAGCACATTTAAAGTAAACCGCTTAAATTTTTTTGGGAATGTCACGCAATCTACCCGCACTACCTTTGCGATCGACAGGTCAACGTATTGGGCACCACTGACCTAAACCAACcccaaacaacaaaaacaaacacaataccataaaagcaaacagaaaaaaaaggggATGTTTGGTATGATCTATGAAACCCAAACAAGGATTACAGTTTAAAGCATTTTCACATACTTGGATGTGTTTCCAATTTTACAGGAAGAATGCTGCAAATGGGAAAACCAACGTCTAGGCAAAACAGACTTTAGCGTGGTACAGCCTGGCTATGACACACATATTTTTGTTGTCATTGTGTTGTTTGTGATGTCACATCAGATCATCTGTCAATATCGATGTAACAGGAAGTCTCAGACACAACTTTCCCCGCCTCAACCTCTATGCGAATCAGCAGCCTCTTGTGGCAGGTGGGGCTTGTTGTCGGTGATACCTGAGGTTTAACGGGGGCTGTGTCGTTGTGGGGGCATGTCTTCACAGGCGGGGTTTTAGCGTTTGCGAGTAAGGAGGACTGGGATTGGTTGGTTTGTTGTCGAGATCTAAGCCAAAGAGAGGGCTAGATTTAAATGAGCTGACAGCAATACAGAAACACGCCAAATCTGTACAGAAGTAACGGAAACATGACTTTACTTGACTTATTCATCTCAAAGTAAAGTGAAGTAATACATTGAGGTTGCAACTGTTGTTGTGAAAAtgtaactattattattttaattgtatttattattatgcaaATAAAAGTCTTACCTGACTATTGACGCATGTGGTCGTCCATTCTTTAAAGAGGAAACACATAATTAACGTTTATGGCCATAAACGTTAATTATGgcaatctgacacacacacacacacacacacacacacacacacacacacacacacacacacacacacacacacacacacacacacacacacacaaagacacacacacacacgcacacacacacacaaacaaaaacgtcccccctcacacaaacacacacacacattgccctcctcacctcctctcctccccctccagcagCTGCATGTAGGTGGCGATCTCGATGTCCAGCGCCAGCTTGAGGTTCATGAGCTCCTGGTATTCCCGGAGATGCAGGGTCATGTCCTGCTTGGCCCGGTGCCGcgcctcctccagctgggccaTGTTGTCCCGGGTCACCGCCAGGCTCTTCTGGCCCTCgccctccaccgcctccagctccctctccaCCGAGTCCttctgagagagagatttaCGACAGAacaatgtgtgtggtgtgactgGTGGCAAAGGGTCTTGTAACAGAATGGTATCATGTGATTAACGGTGGAACGGTCCGGCTATGTTGCTGCGTGGAGCATAAACAatgctgacagagagagagagagagcatgtgtgtCAGGGGGGTGGCTTCTGATTGAACACAGAGTAATTGTTTAGTAGTAAggttactgtgtgtgcgtgttatctgtgtgtgtgtgtgttactgtttgtatgtgtgtaggtgtgtttgtctgtgtgtgtgtgtgtgtgtgtgtgtgtgtgtgtgtgtgtgtgtgtgtgtgcagagccggccctaggcataggcagtataggcaaatgcttggggcgccgtcatccgcggggggcgccgaaaacggggggagaaaaaaataaaaaaataaaataataattatatatatatataatactactttttttttttcagtgccattactactattatttcgaaatattatttaagcccacagcaacataaagtcatagcaaaggctattaaataatggagaagccttttttctgggtgcctgcctggctcgttgctctgtacctgccctctgtgaggggggcagggtcaagagtgtgcagttaaagtgtattaatgttaatatttcacaccttagctttcacatatcattcataggctatatatacattcatttcactgcactttactgttttttgcactgtggttagactgaattgcattgcaatgacaataaagttgaatgaatctcatcacattttcattagtctatattagtctcatgtatagcacaccaagcatctgtttttttattaaaatgtaacatgcagtcgtcacatatacttctcttctcccttcagatgcacttttaaaatagttcagtaccacccccagtgacacagcatcaggtgctgctgtcccgtctacctctgcacagccctaattttgtattttttttacacttcagttgagtgcttgtttaaactctggttagaaccaaattagataaaccatactacatttaattgtacttacaataatttgaatctgaactctattattttgcttatgaatgcctttagtaaacatcatgcatttctttgcagtattttgtgcatacttattgtatgagtgattcattgcttgttacttggtttgtaatacgtttcgtgtgtttaattttctatctaaaatcaaagagtctcaaagacaaagctttgtagcttctctgagtttatgaacattggtagtcgaatatactgtgcgatccaacggggtagggggcgccagcaaaaatcttgcctagggcgccaaattggtcagggccggccctgtgtgtgtgtgtgtgtgtgtgtgtgtgtgtgtgtgtgtgtgtgtgtgtgtgtgtgtgtgtgtgtgtgtgtgtgtgtgtgtgtgtgtgtgtgtgtgtgtgtgtgtgtgtgtgtgtgtgtgtgtgtgtaccttcttCCTGAGTGCCTCCAGGTCCGCTCTGAGTCTCTGGATGATTCTCATCATCTCTCCCAGGTCCTTCTTCACACCGCGCACCTCCTGCTCATGCTGCCCTGCGGACAGGACCATGGCATCcatctacacacaaacacacacacacaccacacaccacacaccacacaccacacacaaacacaaacaaacacacaacagacataaagaaacaaatgtacacgcacacaagatCAGATTAACTCATTTATCCCAGACAcatgtgtcgctgtgtgtgtatttgtgtgtgtgagtgtgtgtgtgtgtttgtttacatgttTATACCTGCCTACCtttctcagtgtgtgttttCGCAAAGGTCTGTACCcgcctgtgtgtgagtatgtgtctaggtgtggctgtgtatgtgtctatgtattTGTTTGCACCTTCCCaacttcctgtgtttgtgtgtttgtgtgtgtgggtgtgtgtgtgtgtgtgtgtgtgtatgtgtgtgtgtgtgtgtgtgtgtgtgtgtgtgtgtgtgtgtgtgtgtgtgtgtgtgtgtgtgtgtgtgtgtgtgtgtgtgtctgtccccgcccctgcctctctccttgTGTGTAACTATAGCTTCCTGAGCCTTTTGGGTTACTCTCATTGAGTTATGCGGGTCTACAGAGGGGCAATAACTAGACAGTTAGTGGCTCCTGGTTTCCATCGGAGCTCTCCAAGGAATTCTGGGGCCATCCTGCCGTGTTCATCTAATTTACTGCTCTGCCTCAGCCTCTCAAGTGGATGAGGAGAGAAAATGGTTTAAAGCGCCACTTCAACCCGGGAATCTCTGCTCCTTTCCAGTCTGATCGCACAAAAGCAGATCTTACGGTAGAAGTGCTGGAGGAGCAAGTTACATTTTTTGGTGTGTttgagcgtgtttgtgtatgtctgtgcatgGTTGTCAGGTTACGAATTAGATTATTTGTAAGAAAGGGAATGAAGTAGTAGACCGGaatcacttgttcagagttcaatTAGAATCTGCTTAGCCACCACATACCACCCCtcctacttattgtatgttgtacagcagggctattcaacctccttaacaagtgggccgaaaaggaaaaccactgggggttcatgggccaaacagagtaaaactacgtgaatgaatcgctacaaataaatcgtacttaaagtagtgttaacttaatatatataatactactacatggaataaacttgtcagacgcattccttccttcttcgcttttaatcgtatcattataaaagattttgtccATCAATCGACTTTGATGCTAAACCGGAGATAGGCGAAGTGGTGGACAATGTGCTCTCGACTATATGTACCCatgtatgtaaatatgttgtGTTTCAATGTGTCATGTCAATGCATGTAAttcatgttttctgtttttacaTGCAACGGCTGCTGGGTCGCAAGACAAATTTCAGCACTGCTGACGAATAAagttcatatcatatcatatatcatatatacCCTCTCCATAAGCTACCATAAGCATAGCGATCCCGATAAGGCCCACCGTACCTTCTTCTGGTTCCACTGCTCCGCCTCGTCGCGGGTGCGGGCGGCCATGTTCTGGTACTGGGCCTTAACGACGGTGATGATCTCGTCCATGTCCAGCGACCTCTTGCGGTCCTCTGGCACCACCACCGTCTCGTTCTGTACCTGCGACTCCAGCTCCTTGATTTCCTAGCAACCGAAaccgacaaaaaaaaaaaactttactTATTTAGCTAAGCAGAGGGTTTCCCTTTGTAGATCGAGGACAGAGGAATAAAAGTTTATCTTATTTTTAACGTGGTACCGCACATGTATAGTTTTGAGTGCCAAAACATCTAGCAGGCTAGCACCATTTGGCATATTGCTGACCACCATtttaaagtaataaaaaaagttgttcaaacTGCTGTGAAATTGTGACACAAACTACGTTTTTCAAACTGCTGTGAAATTGTGACCCAAACAGAGTCTATCAATCTAATAAATATTCTCAACTGTACATGAGACAGG from Gadus macrocephalus chromosome 4, ASM3116895v1 includes these protein-coding regions:
- the gpbar1 gene encoding G-protein coupled bile acid receptor 1, whose amino-acid sequence is MGQPFPFPNPPVGEQPPTVLPRPSRGEVSAMGMEPNRSAPSSRYPLLSAEQLIYAITVPLSTSIILANLLIILGIALNRKLHNTPNYFFLSLLVADLCTGVALPFIPWMGLNRQLSFSSCLVAHVFPNFLFLAFLLNLVMVHYERYTCIASPLHYSRLWVHRRFPLALLVVWAPPLLYAALPAFGWNNWSAPDWDYCCPTGVGGRMEERRAEAPCAANATSSFCCSYRRVFPNAFIYLEVYGLVLPAILAIAGMTGRVLWITRGQLRDICRLHRSLERGAAASDREQRLQLRYARCVAAVSLTFLACWLPYVIYMHVCVAFLLSETRWSSTVHIVLSCTGVASMAVVPLVLGMANRQYTDPASRILLKLRARWRTRRPQHSEEIAL
- the LOC132456357 gene encoding keratin, type II cytoskeletal 8-like, producing MSRPGSYSSQSYSPASRSGALKSQATGSNLDPRDQSAKNKEKEQMVGLNDKFVAFIDKMKHLENENKRLETQLRILQEPEVYKGKIDQVVQEMEADLLRQVESLTRDRLKLGAELDKCQEEVEDSKQKYEVEFLKKTDLENEFMITKKDVDNGHLAKVELALDLEVSIGELDFLRLGYEEEIKELESQVQNETVVVPEDRKRSLDMDEIITVVKAQYQNMAARTRDEAEQWNQKKMDAMVLSAGQHEQEVRGVKKDLGEMMRIIQRLRADLEALRKKKDSVERELEAVEGEGQKSLAVTRDNMAQLEEARHRAKQDMTLHLREYQELMNLKLALDIEIATYMQLLEGEERRMDDHMRQ